A part of Oncorhynchus kisutch isolate 150728-3 linkage group LG2, Okis_V2, whole genome shotgun sequence genomic DNA contains:
- the LOC109908769 gene encoding nuclear receptor subfamily 2 group F member 5 — MAMVVNQWQENISADPGSQLQICSQEPGGTPGTPSGSTPGNDALSGDKIPNVDCMVCGDKSSGKHYGQFTCEGCKSFFKRSVRRNLSYTCRGNRDCPIDQHHRNQCQYCRLKKCLKVGMRREAVQRGRMSNSQSSPGQYLTNGSDPYNGQPYLSGFISLLLRAEPYPTSRYGSQCMQGNNLMGIENICELAARLLFSAVEWAKNIPFFPDLQLMDQVALLRMSWSELFVLNAAQCSMPLHVAPLLAAAGLHASPMSAERVVAFMDHIRVFQEQVEKLKVLQVDTAEYSCLKSIVLFTSDAMGLSDVAHVESIQEKSQCALEEYVRNQYPSQPNRFGRLLLRLPSLRIVSSPVIEQLFFVRLVGKTPIETLLRDMLLSGSSYNWPYMPVQRDRPISLHYNENGP; from the exons ATGGCAATGGTAGTAAACCAGTGGCAAGAGAACATTTCGGCGGATCCCGGGTCCCAGCTCCAGATTTGCAGTCAGGAGCCTGGCGGGACACCGGGAACACCCTCTGGTTCCACCCCGGGGAACGATGCACTTTCCGGGGACAAGATTCCCAACGTGGACTGCATGGTGTGCGGGGATAAGTCCAGTGGCAAGCATTACGGTCAATTCACATGCGAGGGCTGTAAAAGCTTCTTCAAGCGTTCGGTGCGACGGAACCTCAGTTACACATGCCGGGGGAACCGCGACTGTCCCATCGACCAACATCATCGGAACCAGTGCCAGTACTGCCGACTGAAGAAGTGCCTCAAAGTCGGCATGAGAAGAGAAG ctgtcCAGAGAGGCCGCATGTCCAACTCCCAGTCTAGCCCGGGTCAGTACCTGACCAATGGCAGCGACCCTTACAACGGGCAGCCCTACCTATCAGGATTCATCTCTTTGCTGCTGCGCGCCGAGCCTTATCCCACGTCCCGCTACGGGTCCCAGTGCATGCAGGGAAACAACCTGATGGGCATCGAGAACATCTGCGAGCTGGCCGCACGGCTGCTCTTCAGCGCTGTGGAGTGGGCCAAGAACATCCCCTTCTTCCCTGACCTGCAGCTCATGGACCAG GTGGCGCTCCTGCGCATGTCATGGAGTGAGCTGTTTGTGCTGAACGCGGCCCAGTGCTCCATGCCGCTGCACGTGGCACCCCTGCTGGCGGCGGCTGGCCTGCACGCATCGCCCATGTCTGCGGAGCGCGTGGTGGCGTTCATGGACCACATCCGGGTGTTCCAGGAGCAGGTGGAGAAACTGAAGGTTCTGCAGGTGGACACGGCTGAGTACTCCTGCCTCAAATCCATCGTGCTCTTCACCTCCG ATGCCATGGGCCTGTCGGATGTGGCCCACGTGGAGAGCATCCAGGAGAAGTCCCAGTGTGCCCTGGAGGAGTATGTGAGGAACCAGtaccccagccagcccaaccgcTTCGGCCGCCTGCTCCTGCGGCTGCCCTCCCTCCGCATCGTCTCCTCGCCCGTCATCGAGCAGCTCTTCTTCGTGCGCCTGGTGGGCAAGACGCCCATCGAGACGCTGCTGCGCGACATGCTCCTCTCTGGCTCCAGCTACAACTGGCCCTACATGCCCGTGCAGCGCGACcgccccatctccctccactACAATGAAAACGGGCCCTGA